From Seriola aureovittata isolate HTS-2021-v1 ecotype China chromosome 20, ASM2101889v1, whole genome shotgun sequence, a single genomic window includes:
- the ezh2 gene encoding histone-lysine N-methyltransferase EZH2 isoform X1, whose translation MVLTGKRSEKGPACWKRRVKSEYMRLRQLKRFRRADEVKVSPRTDLRTHTADISGSQRPSTSFNDNRMIETTISMFNTNRQKIMERTDILNQEWKTRRIQPVHIMTSVSSLRGTRECTVDSGFSEFPRQVIPLKTLNAVASVPVMYSWSPLQQNFMVEDETVLHNIPYMGDEILDQDGTFIEELIKNYDGKVHGDRECGFINDEIFVELVNALSQYSDNEDDDEEEEQDFKVDKMELCDGKEHPEDPHKDGLMNSESRTSNDSTKKFPSDKIFEAISSMFPDKGSTEELKEKYKELTEQQLPGALPPECTPNIDGPNARSVQREQSLHSFHTLFCRRCFKYDCFLHPFHATPNTYKRKNLENLVESKPCGIDCHMYLVQDGMVREYPAGVVAERAKTPSKRTVGRRRGRLPNSNSRPSTPTVSSETKDTDSDREGSKEDERDNDKDDEDKKDENTSSSEGNSRCQTPVKMKLTGEAEAVEWSGAEASLFRVLIGTYYDNYCAIARLIGTKTCRQVYEFRVKESSIIARAPAEDEDTPPRKKKRKHRLWATHCRKIQLKKDGSSNHVYNYQPCDHPRQPCDSSCPCITAQNFCEKFCQCSSECQNRFPGCRCKAQCNTKQCPCYLAVRECDPDLCLTCGAAEHWDSKNVSCKNCSIQRGAKKHLLLAPSDVAGWGIFIKEPVQKNEFISEYCGEIISQDEADRRGKVYDKYMCSFLFNLNNDFVVDATRKGNKIRFANHSVNPNCYAKVMMVNGDHRIGIFAKRAIQTGEELFFDYRSVTKSEKVVDDLGETFTPSSICRIFS comes from the exons ATGGTGCTCACAGGGAAGCGGTCGGAGAAAGGTCCTGCCTGCTGGAAGAGAAGGGTGAAGTCTGAGTACATGAGGCTCCGGCAGCTCAAACGCTTCAGACGGGCCGACGAGGTCAAGGTTAGTCCACGCACAGACCTtcgcacacacactgcagatatTTCGGGAAGTCAACGCCCATCTACATCATTCAACGATAATAGAATGATAGAAACAACAATA AGCATGTTCAACACCAATCGGCAGAAAATCATGGAGCGGACTGACATTCTCAACCAGGAGTGGAAGACCAGGCGAATCCAGCCTGTTCACATCATGACGTCTGTCAGCTCCTTAAGAGGCACCCGAGAG TGTACGGTGGACAGCGGTTTCTCTGAGTTCCCCAGGCAGGTCATCCCCCTGAAGACACTCAACGCCGTGGCCTCGGTCCCGGTCATGTACTCGTGGTCTCCGCTGCAGCAGAACTTCATG GTGGAGGACGAGACGGTGCTCCATAACATCCCTTACATGGGAGACGAGATCCTGGACCAGGATGGCACGTTCATAGAGGAGCTCATTAAGAACTACGACGGCAAAGTCCACGGAGACAGAG AGTGCGGCTTCATCAACGACGAGATCTTCGTGGAGTTGGTCAACGCTCTGTCACAGTACAGCGACAACGAGGACGAcgacgaggaggaagagcaggactTCAAGGTCGACAAGATGGAGCTGTGTGACGGCAAGGAGCACCCGGAGGACCCCCACAAGGACGGGCTCATGAACAGCGAGA GCCGAACCAGCAATGACAGCACCAAGAAGTTTCCCTCCGACAAGATTTTCGAAGCCATCTCCTCCATGTTCCCCGACAAGGGCTCCACCGAGGAGCTCAAAGAGAA gtacAAGGAGCTGACGGAGCAGCAGCTTCCCGGCGCGCTGCCACCCGAGTGCACACCGAACATCGACGGCCCCAACGCTCGCTCCGTGCAGCGCGAACAGAGCCTGCACTCCTTCCACACTCTGTTCTGCAGACGCTGCTTCAAATACGACTGCTTCCTCCACC CTTTCCACGCAACTCCAAACACCTACAAGCGCAAGAACTTGGAGAACCTGGTGGAGAGTAAACCCTGCGGCATCGACTGCCACATGTACCTGGTGCAG GATGGGATGGTGAGGGAATATCCTGCGGGTGTGGTCGCCGAGCGGGCCAAGACGCCCTCCAAACGCACGGTGGGCCGTCGCCGCGGACGACTGCCGAACAGCAACAGCCGGCCCAGCACCCCCACCGTTTCCTCGGAAACCAAAGACACAGACAGCGACCGCGAGGGCAGCAAAGAAGACGAGAGGGACAACGACAAAGACGACGAAGACAAGAAGGACGAGAACACCAGCAGCTCGG AGGGTAACTCACGGTGTCAGACTCCAGTGAAGATGAAGCTGACCGGCGAGGCTGAAGCGGTGGAGTGGAGCGGAGCCGAAGCCTCTCTGTTCAGGGTTCTCATCGGCACGTACTACGACAACTACTGCGCCATCGCTCGGCTCATCGGCACCAAGACCTGCAGACAG GTTTACGAGTTCAGGGTGAAGGAGTCCAGCATCATCGCTCGGGCTCCCGCTGAAGACGAGGACACGCCGCctagaaagaagaagaggaaacacagactGTGGGCCACTCACTGCAGGAAGATCCAGCTgaagaaag ATGGTTCGTCCAATCACGTGTATAACTACCAGCCATGTGACCACCCACGGCAGCCATGTGACTCCTCCTGCCCCTGCATCACCGCTCAAAACTTCTGTGAAAAGTTCTGCCAGTGCAGCTCAGAGT GTCAGAACCGTTTCCCGGGTTGTCGGTGCAAAGCCCAGTGTAACACCAAGCAGTGTCCCTGCTACCTGGCAGTGAGGGAGTGTGACCCCGACCTGTGCCTGACCTGCGGCGCTGCAGAACACTGGGACAGCAAGAACGTGTCCTGCAAGAACTGCTCCATCCAGAGAGGAGCCAAGAAG CACCTGCTGCTGGCTCCGTCAGACGTGGCAGGATGGGGGATCTTCATCAAAGAGCCGGTCCAGAAGAACGAGTTCATCTCTGAGTACTGTGGAGAG ATTATCTCTCAGGATGAAGCAGACCGCAGAGGCAAGGTCTACGACAAATACATGTGCAGCTTCCTCTTCAACCTCAACAACg aCTTTGTTGTTGATGCCACGAGGAAAGGCAACAAGATCCGCTTTGCCAACCACTCTGTCAATCCTAACTGCTATGCAAAAG TGATGATGGTGAACGGGGATCACAGGATAGGGATCTTTGCCAAGAGAGCCATCCAGACTGGAGAGGAGCTCTTCTTCGACTACAGGTCAGTGACAAAGAGCGAGAAAGTCGTGGACGACCTCGGGGAAACGTTCACGCCTTCATCAATCTGTCGAATATTCTCTTGA
- the ezh2 gene encoding histone-lysine N-methyltransferase EZH2 isoform X4, with the protein MVLTGKRSEKGPACWKRRVKSEYMRLRQLKRFRRADEVKSMFNTNRQKIMERTDILNQEWKTRRIQPVHIMTSVSSLRGTRECTVDSGFSEFPRQVIPLKTLNAVASVPVMYSWSPLQQNFMVEDETVLHNIPYMGDEILDQDGTFIEELIKNYDGKVHGDRECGFINDEIFVELVNALSQYSDNEDDDEEEEQDFKVDKMELCDGKEHPEDPHKDGLMNSESRTSNDSTKKFPSDKIFEAISSMFPDKGSTEELKEKYKELTEQQLPGALPPECTPNIDGPNARSVQREQSLHSFHTLFCRRCFKYDCFLHPFHATPNTYKRKNLENLVESKPCGIDCHMYLVQDGMVREYPAGVVAERAKTPSKRTVGRRRGRLPNSNSRPSTPTVSSETKDTDSDREGSKEDERDNDKDDEDKKDENTSSSEGNSRCQTPVKMKLTGEAEAVEWSGAEASLFRVLIGTYYDNYCAIARLIGTKTCRQVYEFRVKESSIIARAPAEDEDTPPRKKKRKHRLWATHCRKIQLKKDGSSNHVYNYQPCDHPRQPCDSSCPCITAQNFCEKFCQCSSECQNRFPGCRCKAQCNTKQCPCYLAVRECDPDLCLTCGAAEHWDSKNVSCKNCSIQRGAKKHLLLAPSDVAGWGIFIKEPVQKNEFISEYCGEIISQDEADRRGKVYDKYMCSFLFNLNNDFVVDATRKGNKIRFANHSVNPNCYAKVMMVNGDHRIGIFAKRAIQTGEELFFDYRYSQADALKYVGIEREMEIA; encoded by the exons ATGGTGCTCACAGGGAAGCGGTCGGAGAAAGGTCCTGCCTGCTGGAAGAGAAGGGTGAAGTCTGAGTACATGAGGCTCCGGCAGCTCAAACGCTTCAGACGGGCCGACGAGGTCAAG AGCATGTTCAACACCAATCGGCAGAAAATCATGGAGCGGACTGACATTCTCAACCAGGAGTGGAAGACCAGGCGAATCCAGCCTGTTCACATCATGACGTCTGTCAGCTCCTTAAGAGGCACCCGAGAG TGTACGGTGGACAGCGGTTTCTCTGAGTTCCCCAGGCAGGTCATCCCCCTGAAGACACTCAACGCCGTGGCCTCGGTCCCGGTCATGTACTCGTGGTCTCCGCTGCAGCAGAACTTCATG GTGGAGGACGAGACGGTGCTCCATAACATCCCTTACATGGGAGACGAGATCCTGGACCAGGATGGCACGTTCATAGAGGAGCTCATTAAGAACTACGACGGCAAAGTCCACGGAGACAGAG AGTGCGGCTTCATCAACGACGAGATCTTCGTGGAGTTGGTCAACGCTCTGTCACAGTACAGCGACAACGAGGACGAcgacgaggaggaagagcaggactTCAAGGTCGACAAGATGGAGCTGTGTGACGGCAAGGAGCACCCGGAGGACCCCCACAAGGACGGGCTCATGAACAGCGAGA GCCGAACCAGCAATGACAGCACCAAGAAGTTTCCCTCCGACAAGATTTTCGAAGCCATCTCCTCCATGTTCCCCGACAAGGGCTCCACCGAGGAGCTCAAAGAGAA gtacAAGGAGCTGACGGAGCAGCAGCTTCCCGGCGCGCTGCCACCCGAGTGCACACCGAACATCGACGGCCCCAACGCTCGCTCCGTGCAGCGCGAACAGAGCCTGCACTCCTTCCACACTCTGTTCTGCAGACGCTGCTTCAAATACGACTGCTTCCTCCACC CTTTCCACGCAACTCCAAACACCTACAAGCGCAAGAACTTGGAGAACCTGGTGGAGAGTAAACCCTGCGGCATCGACTGCCACATGTACCTGGTGCAG GATGGGATGGTGAGGGAATATCCTGCGGGTGTGGTCGCCGAGCGGGCCAAGACGCCCTCCAAACGCACGGTGGGCCGTCGCCGCGGACGACTGCCGAACAGCAACAGCCGGCCCAGCACCCCCACCGTTTCCTCGGAAACCAAAGACACAGACAGCGACCGCGAGGGCAGCAAAGAAGACGAGAGGGACAACGACAAAGACGACGAAGACAAGAAGGACGAGAACACCAGCAGCTCGG AGGGTAACTCACGGTGTCAGACTCCAGTGAAGATGAAGCTGACCGGCGAGGCTGAAGCGGTGGAGTGGAGCGGAGCCGAAGCCTCTCTGTTCAGGGTTCTCATCGGCACGTACTACGACAACTACTGCGCCATCGCTCGGCTCATCGGCACCAAGACCTGCAGACAG GTTTACGAGTTCAGGGTGAAGGAGTCCAGCATCATCGCTCGGGCTCCCGCTGAAGACGAGGACACGCCGCctagaaagaagaagaggaaacacagactGTGGGCCACTCACTGCAGGAAGATCCAGCTgaagaaag ATGGTTCGTCCAATCACGTGTATAACTACCAGCCATGTGACCACCCACGGCAGCCATGTGACTCCTCCTGCCCCTGCATCACCGCTCAAAACTTCTGTGAAAAGTTCTGCCAGTGCAGCTCAGAGT GTCAGAACCGTTTCCCGGGTTGTCGGTGCAAAGCCCAGTGTAACACCAAGCAGTGTCCCTGCTACCTGGCAGTGAGGGAGTGTGACCCCGACCTGTGCCTGACCTGCGGCGCTGCAGAACACTGGGACAGCAAGAACGTGTCCTGCAAGAACTGCTCCATCCAGAGAGGAGCCAAGAAG CACCTGCTGCTGGCTCCGTCAGACGTGGCAGGATGGGGGATCTTCATCAAAGAGCCGGTCCAGAAGAACGAGTTCATCTCTGAGTACTGTGGAGAG ATTATCTCTCAGGATGAAGCAGACCGCAGAGGCAAGGTCTACGACAAATACATGTGCAGCTTCCTCTTCAACCTCAACAACg aCTTTGTTGTTGATGCCACGAGGAAAGGCAACAAGATCCGCTTTGCCAACCACTCTGTCAATCCTAACTGCTATGCAAAAG TGATGATGGTGAACGGGGATCACAGGATAGGGATCTTTGCCAAGAGAGCCATCCAGACTGGAGAGGAGCTCTTCTTCGACTACAG GTACAGCCAGGCTGACGCTCTGAAGTACGTTGGGATCGAGCGGGAGATGGAGATCGCCTGA
- the ezh2 gene encoding histone-lysine N-methyltransferase EZH2 isoform X3, translating to MVLTGKRSEKGPACWKRRVKSEYMRLRQLKRFRRADEVKSMFNTNRQKIMERTDILNQEWKTRRIQPVHIMTSVSSLRGTRECTVDSGFSEFPRQVIPLKTLNAVASVPVMYSWSPLQQNFMVEDETVLHNIPYMGDEILDQDGTFIEELIKNYDGKVHGDRECGFINDEIFVELVNALSQYSDNEDDDEEEEQDFKVDKMELCDGKEHPEDPHKDGLMNSESRTSNDSTKKFPSDKIFEAISSMFPDKGSTEELKEKYKELTEQQLPGALPPECTPNIDGPNARSVQREQSLHSFHTLFCRRCFKYDCFLHPFHATPNTYKRKNLENLVESKPCGIDCHMYLVQDGMVREYPAGVVAERAKTPSKRTVGRRRGRLPNSNSRPSTPTVSSETKDTDSDREGSKEDERDNDKDDEDKKDENTSSSEGNSRCQTPVKMKLTGEAEAVEWSGAEASLFRVLIGTYYDNYCAIARLIGTKTCRQVYEFRVKESSIIARAPAEDEDTPPRKKKRKHRLWATHCRKIQLKKDGSSNHVYNYQPCDHPRQPCDSSCPCITAQNFCEKFCQCSSECQNRFPGCRCKAQCNTKQCPCYLAVRECDPDLCLTCGAAEHWDSKNVSCKNCSIQRGAKKHLLLAPSDVAGWGIFIKEPVQKNEFISEYCGEIISQDEADRRGKVYDKYMCSFLFNLNNDFVVDATRKGNKIRFANHSVNPNCYAKVMMVNGDHRIGIFAKRAIQTGEELFFDYRSVTKSEKVVDDLGETFTPSSICRIFS from the exons ATGGTGCTCACAGGGAAGCGGTCGGAGAAAGGTCCTGCCTGCTGGAAGAGAAGGGTGAAGTCTGAGTACATGAGGCTCCGGCAGCTCAAACGCTTCAGACGGGCCGACGAGGTCAAG AGCATGTTCAACACCAATCGGCAGAAAATCATGGAGCGGACTGACATTCTCAACCAGGAGTGGAAGACCAGGCGAATCCAGCCTGTTCACATCATGACGTCTGTCAGCTCCTTAAGAGGCACCCGAGAG TGTACGGTGGACAGCGGTTTCTCTGAGTTCCCCAGGCAGGTCATCCCCCTGAAGACACTCAACGCCGTGGCCTCGGTCCCGGTCATGTACTCGTGGTCTCCGCTGCAGCAGAACTTCATG GTGGAGGACGAGACGGTGCTCCATAACATCCCTTACATGGGAGACGAGATCCTGGACCAGGATGGCACGTTCATAGAGGAGCTCATTAAGAACTACGACGGCAAAGTCCACGGAGACAGAG AGTGCGGCTTCATCAACGACGAGATCTTCGTGGAGTTGGTCAACGCTCTGTCACAGTACAGCGACAACGAGGACGAcgacgaggaggaagagcaggactTCAAGGTCGACAAGATGGAGCTGTGTGACGGCAAGGAGCACCCGGAGGACCCCCACAAGGACGGGCTCATGAACAGCGAGA GCCGAACCAGCAATGACAGCACCAAGAAGTTTCCCTCCGACAAGATTTTCGAAGCCATCTCCTCCATGTTCCCCGACAAGGGCTCCACCGAGGAGCTCAAAGAGAA gtacAAGGAGCTGACGGAGCAGCAGCTTCCCGGCGCGCTGCCACCCGAGTGCACACCGAACATCGACGGCCCCAACGCTCGCTCCGTGCAGCGCGAACAGAGCCTGCACTCCTTCCACACTCTGTTCTGCAGACGCTGCTTCAAATACGACTGCTTCCTCCACC CTTTCCACGCAACTCCAAACACCTACAAGCGCAAGAACTTGGAGAACCTGGTGGAGAGTAAACCCTGCGGCATCGACTGCCACATGTACCTGGTGCAG GATGGGATGGTGAGGGAATATCCTGCGGGTGTGGTCGCCGAGCGGGCCAAGACGCCCTCCAAACGCACGGTGGGCCGTCGCCGCGGACGACTGCCGAACAGCAACAGCCGGCCCAGCACCCCCACCGTTTCCTCGGAAACCAAAGACACAGACAGCGACCGCGAGGGCAGCAAAGAAGACGAGAGGGACAACGACAAAGACGACGAAGACAAGAAGGACGAGAACACCAGCAGCTCGG AGGGTAACTCACGGTGTCAGACTCCAGTGAAGATGAAGCTGACCGGCGAGGCTGAAGCGGTGGAGTGGAGCGGAGCCGAAGCCTCTCTGTTCAGGGTTCTCATCGGCACGTACTACGACAACTACTGCGCCATCGCTCGGCTCATCGGCACCAAGACCTGCAGACAG GTTTACGAGTTCAGGGTGAAGGAGTCCAGCATCATCGCTCGGGCTCCCGCTGAAGACGAGGACACGCCGCctagaaagaagaagaggaaacacagactGTGGGCCACTCACTGCAGGAAGATCCAGCTgaagaaag ATGGTTCGTCCAATCACGTGTATAACTACCAGCCATGTGACCACCCACGGCAGCCATGTGACTCCTCCTGCCCCTGCATCACCGCTCAAAACTTCTGTGAAAAGTTCTGCCAGTGCAGCTCAGAGT GTCAGAACCGTTTCCCGGGTTGTCGGTGCAAAGCCCAGTGTAACACCAAGCAGTGTCCCTGCTACCTGGCAGTGAGGGAGTGTGACCCCGACCTGTGCCTGACCTGCGGCGCTGCAGAACACTGGGACAGCAAGAACGTGTCCTGCAAGAACTGCTCCATCCAGAGAGGAGCCAAGAAG CACCTGCTGCTGGCTCCGTCAGACGTGGCAGGATGGGGGATCTTCATCAAAGAGCCGGTCCAGAAGAACGAGTTCATCTCTGAGTACTGTGGAGAG ATTATCTCTCAGGATGAAGCAGACCGCAGAGGCAAGGTCTACGACAAATACATGTGCAGCTTCCTCTTCAACCTCAACAACg aCTTTGTTGTTGATGCCACGAGGAAAGGCAACAAGATCCGCTTTGCCAACCACTCTGTCAATCCTAACTGCTATGCAAAAG TGATGATGGTGAACGGGGATCACAGGATAGGGATCTTTGCCAAGAGAGCCATCCAGACTGGAGAGGAGCTCTTCTTCGACTACAGGTCAGTGACAAAGAGCGAGAAAGTCGTGGACGACCTCGGGGAAACGTTCACGCCTTCATCAATCTGTCGAATATTCTCTTGA
- the ezh2 gene encoding histone-lysine N-methyltransferase EZH2 isoform X2, with amino-acid sequence MVLTGKRSEKGPACWKRRVKSEYMRLRQLKRFRRADEVKVSPRTDLRTHTADISGSQRPSTSFNDNRMIETTISMFNTNRQKIMERTDILNQEWKTRRIQPVHIMTSVSSLRGTRECTVDSGFSEFPRQVIPLKTLNAVASVPVMYSWSPLQQNFMVEDETVLHNIPYMGDEILDQDGTFIEELIKNYDGKVHGDRECGFINDEIFVELVNALSQYSDNEDDDEEEEQDFKVDKMELCDGKEHPEDPHKDGLMNSESRTSNDSTKKFPSDKIFEAISSMFPDKGSTEELKEKYKELTEQQLPGALPPECTPNIDGPNARSVQREQSLHSFHTLFCRRCFKYDCFLHPFHATPNTYKRKNLENLVESKPCGIDCHMYLVQDGMVREYPAGVVAERAKTPSKRTVGRRRGRLPNSNSRPSTPTVSSETKDTDSDREGSKEDERDNDKDDEDKKDENTSSSEGNSRCQTPVKMKLTGEAEAVEWSGAEASLFRVLIGTYYDNYCAIARLIGTKTCRQVYEFRVKESSIIARAPAEDEDTPPRKKKRKHRLWATHCRKIQLKKDGSSNHVYNYQPCDHPRQPCDSSCPCITAQNFCEKFCQCSSECQNRFPGCRCKAQCNTKQCPCYLAVRECDPDLCLTCGAAEHWDSKNVSCKNCSIQRGAKKHLLLAPSDVAGWGIFIKEPVQKNEFISEYCGEIISQDEADRRGKVYDKYMCSFLFNLNNDFVVDATRKGNKIRFANHSVNPNCYAKVMMVNGDHRIGIFAKRAIQTGEELFFDYRYSQADALKYVGIEREMEIA; translated from the exons ATGGTGCTCACAGGGAAGCGGTCGGAGAAAGGTCCTGCCTGCTGGAAGAGAAGGGTGAAGTCTGAGTACATGAGGCTCCGGCAGCTCAAACGCTTCAGACGGGCCGACGAGGTCAAGGTTAGTCCACGCACAGACCTtcgcacacacactgcagatatTTCGGGAAGTCAACGCCCATCTACATCATTCAACGATAATAGAATGATAGAAACAACAATA AGCATGTTCAACACCAATCGGCAGAAAATCATGGAGCGGACTGACATTCTCAACCAGGAGTGGAAGACCAGGCGAATCCAGCCTGTTCACATCATGACGTCTGTCAGCTCCTTAAGAGGCACCCGAGAG TGTACGGTGGACAGCGGTTTCTCTGAGTTCCCCAGGCAGGTCATCCCCCTGAAGACACTCAACGCCGTGGCCTCGGTCCCGGTCATGTACTCGTGGTCTCCGCTGCAGCAGAACTTCATG GTGGAGGACGAGACGGTGCTCCATAACATCCCTTACATGGGAGACGAGATCCTGGACCAGGATGGCACGTTCATAGAGGAGCTCATTAAGAACTACGACGGCAAAGTCCACGGAGACAGAG AGTGCGGCTTCATCAACGACGAGATCTTCGTGGAGTTGGTCAACGCTCTGTCACAGTACAGCGACAACGAGGACGAcgacgaggaggaagagcaggactTCAAGGTCGACAAGATGGAGCTGTGTGACGGCAAGGAGCACCCGGAGGACCCCCACAAGGACGGGCTCATGAACAGCGAGA GCCGAACCAGCAATGACAGCACCAAGAAGTTTCCCTCCGACAAGATTTTCGAAGCCATCTCCTCCATGTTCCCCGACAAGGGCTCCACCGAGGAGCTCAAAGAGAA gtacAAGGAGCTGACGGAGCAGCAGCTTCCCGGCGCGCTGCCACCCGAGTGCACACCGAACATCGACGGCCCCAACGCTCGCTCCGTGCAGCGCGAACAGAGCCTGCACTCCTTCCACACTCTGTTCTGCAGACGCTGCTTCAAATACGACTGCTTCCTCCACC CTTTCCACGCAACTCCAAACACCTACAAGCGCAAGAACTTGGAGAACCTGGTGGAGAGTAAACCCTGCGGCATCGACTGCCACATGTACCTGGTGCAG GATGGGATGGTGAGGGAATATCCTGCGGGTGTGGTCGCCGAGCGGGCCAAGACGCCCTCCAAACGCACGGTGGGCCGTCGCCGCGGACGACTGCCGAACAGCAACAGCCGGCCCAGCACCCCCACCGTTTCCTCGGAAACCAAAGACACAGACAGCGACCGCGAGGGCAGCAAAGAAGACGAGAGGGACAACGACAAAGACGACGAAGACAAGAAGGACGAGAACACCAGCAGCTCGG AGGGTAACTCACGGTGTCAGACTCCAGTGAAGATGAAGCTGACCGGCGAGGCTGAAGCGGTGGAGTGGAGCGGAGCCGAAGCCTCTCTGTTCAGGGTTCTCATCGGCACGTACTACGACAACTACTGCGCCATCGCTCGGCTCATCGGCACCAAGACCTGCAGACAG GTTTACGAGTTCAGGGTGAAGGAGTCCAGCATCATCGCTCGGGCTCCCGCTGAAGACGAGGACACGCCGCctagaaagaagaagaggaaacacagactGTGGGCCACTCACTGCAGGAAGATCCAGCTgaagaaag ATGGTTCGTCCAATCACGTGTATAACTACCAGCCATGTGACCACCCACGGCAGCCATGTGACTCCTCCTGCCCCTGCATCACCGCTCAAAACTTCTGTGAAAAGTTCTGCCAGTGCAGCTCAGAGT GTCAGAACCGTTTCCCGGGTTGTCGGTGCAAAGCCCAGTGTAACACCAAGCAGTGTCCCTGCTACCTGGCAGTGAGGGAGTGTGACCCCGACCTGTGCCTGACCTGCGGCGCTGCAGAACACTGGGACAGCAAGAACGTGTCCTGCAAGAACTGCTCCATCCAGAGAGGAGCCAAGAAG CACCTGCTGCTGGCTCCGTCAGACGTGGCAGGATGGGGGATCTTCATCAAAGAGCCGGTCCAGAAGAACGAGTTCATCTCTGAGTACTGTGGAGAG ATTATCTCTCAGGATGAAGCAGACCGCAGAGGCAAGGTCTACGACAAATACATGTGCAGCTTCCTCTTCAACCTCAACAACg aCTTTGTTGTTGATGCCACGAGGAAAGGCAACAAGATCCGCTTTGCCAACCACTCTGTCAATCCTAACTGCTATGCAAAAG TGATGATGGTGAACGGGGATCACAGGATAGGGATCTTTGCCAAGAGAGCCATCCAGACTGGAGAGGAGCTCTTCTTCGACTACAG GTACAGCCAGGCTGACGCTCTGAAGTACGTTGGGATCGAGCGGGAGATGGAGATCGCCTGA